In Bicyclus anynana chromosome 1, ilBicAnyn1.1, whole genome shotgun sequence, a single window of DNA contains:
- the LOC112055570 gene encoding caveolin-3-like: MAKPDNGVHETLEDRDPNGLNPHIQIVWDDIVGEPEGARSPECAWRLSHLCFKHSRNACYTLLAVLAAPPCALLLGCGFACLAFEQIWCTTPCLRCLKIYWASLRTFVQSCMAATVAPTMEAVGHVCRHIRVNLRRDAAEDRDLLII, translated from the exons ATGGCTAAGCCTGACAACGGGGTGCACGAGACTCTAGAAGATCGGGATCCTAATGGGCTTAACCCACATAtacag ATCGTATGGGACGACATAGTGGGCGAGCCCGAGGGCGCGCGCAGCCCGGAGTGCGCGTGGCGCCTCAGCCACCTGTGCTTCAAGCACTCGCGCAACGCTTGCTACACGCTGCTGGCCGTGCTGGCCGCGCCGCCCTGCGCGCTGCTGCTGGGCTGCGGCTTCGCGTGCCTGGCGTTCGAG caaaTATGGTGCACGACGCCCTGTCTGAGATGTTTGAAGATATACTGGGCATCACTGAGGACGTTCGTGCAGTCTTGTATGGCGGCGACAGTGGCGCCCACTATGGAAGCAGTCGGCCATGTTTGCCGCCACATACGCGTCAACTTGAGACGCGACGCTGCAGAGGACCGCGATTTATTGATAATATAG
- the LOC112055565 gene encoding mutS protein homolog 5-like gives MADNVVFTSAKTRSTNDVQSSNIVIATCTRNDNTRVASVEQTENESTEESDAEERLLTVCCRSGRLGAACYTLQTGEIQILEEIVDRPPEHQIFVSLFNQVDPVRVILDGKSQGTFVKAVKGVVLNDNSNDSLKCKLIFISSKEYNFEACKRRIHSLSLPHEPANCSEEERILFLRTVVDFNQTQTVHALGAMLRYLDLNWSNLVMDLHGKPQCLSLTRISLADIVAMDEDTYRGLQIFSSLSHPSGFKKGVQGSNKEGLSLYQLFGKCSSKVGHRRMRILLRHPTKDLETLRRRQAVVAYFMRPSSDSLVRNICASMRFIRNVNGILAKIKALSAKSHQWKSLYNTLYNVVLICEMCEHVGEGVEYLEQLANYDTNKLYEMALYMNRIIDFDLTKSEGKFTVKAGVDHDLDLKKQTMASLLGLMSETAAVEMDRLPPFVQECSMLYMPHLGYLLVLKAWADHLTMEQKELPDMKFMFQNNDQIHYKSRGCEELDVMIGDTYPEIVAHETRIMMKLTATILENLHALAAAVDLCAELDCLITISKVCKEYNFVKPTLTTDKIINIEQGKHPLYITTIDNFVPNDTKSTLESGFVKILTGPNSSGKSVYMKQIGLIVYLAHIGSFVPAEAATIGVVDHIYSRIQSTECIAAHMSAFLIDLRQMALAIRESSSNSLLIVDEFGKGTAQTDGLALLAACVSSLLCREQRCPHLLLATHFLNIQNYIVDSPIVSFLKFEHMVQDGEPVFLFRVVAGSSDCSFARAVAAASAVPEHVLQRADTVLEAMTKNELPPPDKEIMAKLKNVTEVIKNTLLTEDI, from the exons ATGGCCGACAATGTTGTATTTACGTCTGCAAAGACCCGCTCCACAAACGACGTGCAATCTAGCAATATCGTCATAGCTACGTGTACTCGGAATGA CAACACGAGAGTTGCTTCAGTGGAGCAAACGGAAAACGAATCTACTGAAGAATCTGACGCTGAAGAG CGGCTTCTGACAGTATGCTGTCGATCTGGGAGACTGGGTgccgcgtgttacactctgcagACTGGAGAG ATTCAAATCCTGGAAGAGATAGTGGACCGTCCACCAGAGCACCAAATATTTGTGTCTCTGTTCAACCAGGTGGACCCGGTCAGGGTGATCCTTGACGGGAAGTCGCAAGGCACTTTCGTGAAGGCAGTCAAGGGCGTTGTCTTGAACGATAACTCCAATGATAGTTTAAAGTGCAAGCTGATATTTATATCGTCTAAGGAATACA ATTTCGAAGCATGCAAGCGACGCATTCACTCTCTCTCTCTACCCCACGAGCCGGCCAACTGCTCAGAGGAGGAACGCATACTGTTCCTCCGCACCGTCGTCGACTTCAATCAGACACAAACTGTACACGCCTTGGGAGCTATGCTGAGATACTTGGACCTCAACTGGTCCAATCTGGTCATGGATTTGCACGGAAAGCCCCAGTGTCTCAGTTTGACCAGAATATCACT AGCTGACATAGTAGCGATGGATGAAGACACTTACCGAGGACTGCAAATATTCAGCTCTCTCTCGCACCCCAGTGGTTTCAAGAAGGGCGTACAGGGCAGCAACAAGGAGGGCTTGAGTCTCTATCAGCTCTTCGGTAAATGTTCGTCCAAAGTTGGACACAGAAGAATGAG GATCCTTCTCCGTCACCCGACGAAAGACCTGGAGACGCTCCGTCGTCGGCAGGCCGTGGTGGCATACTTCATGAGGCCCTCCAGCGACTCCCTCGTGAGGAACATCTGCGCGTCTATGAGGTTCATCAGGAATGTTAAC GGAATTCTAGCAAAAATAAAAGCATTGTCTGCTAAGTCTCATCAGTGGAAGTCACTTTACAAT ACTCTCTACAATGTGGTGTTGATATGCGAGATGTGTGAGCACGTAGGAGAGGGTGTCGAGTATTTGGAGCAACTGGCCAATTATGACACCAATAAGTTATACGAG atggcgctgtatatGAACAGAATTATCGACTTCGATCTTACTAAAAGTGAAGGAAAATTCACAGTAAAGGCTGGTGTTGACCACGATCTTGACTTGA AGAAACAAACCATGGCCAGTCTCCTCGGGCTGATGTCGGAGACGGCGGCGGTGGAGATGGACCGCCTGCCGCCCTTCGTGCAGGAGTGCAGCATGCTGTACATGCCGCACCTCGGCTACCTGCTGGTGCTGAAGGCCTGGGCCGACCACCTCACCATGGAGCAGAAGGAACTGCCCGATATGAAGTTTAtg TTTCAGAATAACGACCAAATTCACTATAAAAGCCGAGGATGTGAAG AACTGGACGTGATGATAGGCGACACGTACCCCGAGATAGTGGCGCACGAGACGCGCATCATGATGAAACTGACGGCCACCATACTGGAGAACCTGCACGCGCTGGCGGCCGCCGTCGACTTGTGCGCCGAGCTGGATTG CCTCATCACAATATCGAAAGTATGCAAAGAGTACAACTTCGTCAAACCAACGTTAAccacagacaaaataataaacatagagCAAGGCAAGCACCCGCTCTACATCACTACTATCGATAACTTCGTGCCTAATGACACCAAGAGCACATTGGAGTCGGGTTTTGTGAAGATCTTGACCGGACCCAACTCAAGCGGGAAGTCTGTCTATATGAAACAGATCG GTCTGATAGTGTATCTGGCGCACATAGGCAGTTTCGTGCCCGCCGAGGCGGCGACTATCGGCGTGGTGGACCACATCTACTCGCGCATACAGTCCACCGAGTGCATCGCCGCTCATATGTCCGCCTTTCTTATTGACCTGAGACAG ATGGCGCTGGCTATACGCGAGTCGTCCAGCAACTCGCTGCTCATAGTGGACGAGTTCGGCAAGGGCACGGCGCAGACGGACGGGCTGGCGCTGCTCGCGGCGTGCGTCAGCTCGCTGCTGTGCCGCGAGCAGCGCTGCCCGCACCTGCTGCTGGCCACGCACTTCCTCAACATACAGAACTACATCGTGGACTCGCCCATCGTCAGCTTCTTG AAGTTCGAGCACATGGTGCAAGACGGCGAGCCGGTGTTCCTGTTCCGCGTGGTGGCGGGCAGCTCGGACTGCAGCTTCGCGCGCGCCGTGGCCGCCGCCAGCGCTGTCCCGGAGCACGTGCTGCAGCGCGCGGACACGGTGTTGGAAGCTATGACG AAAAACGAATTACCACCGCCCGACAAGGAAATAATGGCGAAACTCAAAAATGTCACCGAAGTAATTAAAAACACTCTTCTCACAgaagatatttaa
- the LOC112055568 gene encoding ubiquitin-like modifier-activating enzyme 5, with product MDKVAELEKKVSELEAKLAAAQGNVGPVRQKIDVMSSEVVDSNPYSRLMALKRMGIVDNYEKIRELSVAVVGVGGVGSVTAEMLTRCGIGKLILFDYDKVELANMNRLFFQPHQAGLSKVDAAAATLQAINPDVAIDAYNYNITTVDNFQKFCDTISTGSLTGGPVELVLSCVDNFEARMAINTACNELNQRWFESGVSENAVSGHIQFIIPGETACFACAPPLVVASNIDEKTLKREGVCAASLPTTMGIVAGFLVQNTLKHLLNFGNVSNYLGYSALTDFFPTMTLKPNPQCDDSYCRRRQAEFSARPVVELATEVTEDAGPVHADNEWGISLLDENSPEEETPNLKLVDGVQVAYSVPADSSTPESSTGGAVAASELSLEELMQQMKSM from the exons atgGATAAAGTTGCGGAACTAGAGAAGAAAGTAAGCGAATTAGAAGCTAAACTAGCCGCCGCACAGGGAAATGTCGGCCCAGTGCGTCAGAAAATAGACGTAATGTCTTCTGAAGTAGTGGATTCCAACCCCTACAG TCGTCTGATGGCATTAAAGAGAATGGGCATAGTGGATAATTATGAGAAAATCAGAGAACTATCAGTAGCTGTGGTGGGAGTGGGCGGGGTGGGCAGTGTCACCGCCGAGATGCTGACCAGGTGCGGCATTGGGAAg TTAATCTTATTTGACTACGACAAGGTGGAACTAGCAAACATGAACAGACTGTTCTTTCAACCGCACCAGGCCGGGCTCAGTAAGGTGGACGCAGCTGCCGCTACCTTGCAGGCCATCAACCCAGATGTAGCTATAGATGCTTACAACTATAACATCACCACTGTGGAtaactttcagaaattttgtgaTACTATAAG CACAGGCAGCTTGACTGGTGGGCCGGTAGAGTTAGTGCTAAGCTGTGTGGATAACTTTGAAGCTCGGATGGCCATCAACACAGCTTGCAATGAGCTGAACCAGCGCTGGTTTGAGTCTGGAGTCAGCGAGAATGCTGTGTCTGGACACATACAATTTATAATACCTGGAGAGACAGCTTGTTTTGCA TGCGCGCCGCCACTGGTTGTAGCGTCTAACATTGACGAGAAAACGCTGAAGAGGGAAGGAGTTTGTGCTGCCAGCTTGCCCACTACCATGGGAATTGTGGCTGGGTTTCTAG TTCAAAACACATTGAAGCATTTGTTAAATTTCGGAAATGTCAGCAACTACCTGGGATACAGTGCCTTAACAGATTTCTTCCCCACTATGACATTGAAG CCCAACCCGCAGTGCGACGACTCGTACTGCCGCCGGCGACAGGCGGAGTTCAGCGCTCGGCCCGTCGTGGAGCTCGCCACCGAGGTGACGGAGGACGCGGGCCCCGTGCACGCCGACAACGAGTGGG GTATCAGTTTACTGGACGAAAACTCTCCCGAGGAAGAAACTCCGAATCTGAAACTTGTGGACGGTGTTCAG GTGGCATACAGCGTGCCGGCCGACAGCAGCACGCCGGAGTCCAGCACGGGCGGCGCCGTGGCCGCCTCCGAGCTGTCGCTGGAGGAGCTCATGCAGCAGATGAAGTCCATGTGA